ttccgacaataaaatatattctattctattctattctattctattcatacacacacacacacacacacacacacacacacacacacacacacacacacacacacacacacacacgcatacacaaacacacacgcacacacacacacacatacacacacacagacacacacagacacacacacacacacacacacacacacacacacacacacacacacacacacacacacacacacacacacacacacacacacacactattcaaGGTGCATCGAGATAGGAAGTGGGTGAGTGGAAACTTACTGCACATTTCTGGATCTTCATCCGAGTTGTCGGCACAGTCCCGATCACCATCACAGTGATACGACTTAGAAATGCATTCGACGTTGTTGGCACACTTCACTCCACCAGGATAACAGGTGAAATTTCctgcaaattaaaaaataaagaaatgagaCGATTAagagaagacacacacacacacacgtaaacacacacacacatacacacacacacacacacacacacacacacacacacatacacacacacacacacacacacacacacatacgcacacacacacacacacacacacacccacacacactcacacacgtacacacgcacacacatacacacacacacacacacacacacacacacacacacacacgcacgcacacacacgcacgcacgcttacaccgacgcacacacccacgcacacacgcacatacacacacacatacacgcacgcacgcacgcacgcacacacacatgcacacacatacacacacacccatgcacgcacgcacgcttacACCGacgcaccaacacacacacacacacacacacacacacacacacacacacacacacacacacactattcaaGGTGCATCGAAATAGGAAGTGCGTGAGTGGAGACTTACTGCACATTTCTGGATCTTCATCCGAGCTGTCGAAACAGTCCGGATAACCATCACAACGATACGACTTAGAAATGCATTCGACGTTGTCGGCACACTTCACTCTACCAGGATAACAGGTGAAATTTCctgcaaattaaaaaataaagaaatgagaCGATTAAGagaagacacacacaacacacacgtaaacacacacacacacacataccctcacacactcacacacgtacacacgcacacacacacacacacacacacacacacacacacacatacacgcacgcacgcacacacacacacacacacacataccctcacacactcacacacgtacacacgcacacacatacatacacatacacacacacacacacacatacacgcacgcacgcacgcacacacacacacatacgcacgcacaccacacatacacacacacacacacacacacacacacgcacgcatacacacgcacgcacgcttacaccgacgcacacacccacgcacacacgcacacacagacacacacatacacgcacgcacgcacgcgcgcacacacacacacacacacacacacacacataatataagatactggacaaaagaaaaatcagatacatattccagacttaagttttattctatgatcagtaaatcttacgaaatgcagtcatacttaatacaaattaagaataataaacacagaaagatgttaagcagattaaggactagcacacattgtctaaaaattgaaagtggaagacatcagaatatccctaaagaaaatcgtctttgtattgaatgcaatgtcatagaagatgaaatacattttctagataaatgcaataaatatgttaaattaagggatgaatttaaagaagatgcttcacatatcaatatgaaatatgctaacaaaaatccaagcaacttatttttagaagacgaagttcaagttcgtcttggcaaatttgttacggattgttttagcattgtataatgcattattattctttgttgtttgttgtgtcaataactttactggttcatgacaataaacattattctattctattctattctatattattctacacacacacccatgcacgcacgcacgcttacACCGacgcaccaacacacacacacacacacacacacacacacacacacacacacacacacacacacacacacacacacacactattcaaGGTGCATCGAGATAGGAAGTGCGTGAGTGGAGACTTACTGCACATTTCTGGATCTTCATCCGAGCTGTCGGCACAGTCCCGAACACCATTACAGCGAAGCGAACCAACAATACACTGAATGTTGTCGGCACATGTTACGTGATCAGCGGCACAGGGTTGATTCTCTGCGGTTTGGGGAATAAATAAATTAGACGactaagacaacacacacacacacacacacacacacacacacacacacacacacacacacacacacacacacagtcgcgcgcgcacacacacacacacacacacacacacatgcacacacacacacacacacacacacacacacacacgcacactcacacacacacacctacacacacaaacacacacatacacacacacacacacacacacatacacacacacagacacacacataattatatatacacaagcgcgcacgcacacatacgcacgcacacacacacacacacacacacacacacacacacacacacacacacacacacacacattacacaaaaGACACGTTCGAACtgcctaacacacacacacaccaacacacacacacacacacacacacacacacacacacacacatcacacaaaagACACGTTCGAACTGCCTAACTGCACAAGGTGAAAGCGTGTTATTTTGTCTCCCTATTTTGGGGACTTCCGATTTTCCgcgagagtgaccttttcttagCTTGTTTATGTTAACATATGTTCAAAGGAtctggaattgtttttttcttttcatatacACGAAAAACCCAGACATggaaaataaataataactACATTGCGAGCTCACCTGGAAGCTGCCATCCTTTGCAAGGTGCCAATACCACTATCATCATAGTGAAAGACAGGATCTGCAGCATTGTCACTGAAAGTAGTTTAAAACGGGTGTTAGTTGAATTCATGGTAATTACTGAAGTAAATACAGAGAAAACAGCGAATTAACATTACAAATGGCCAATGCAATATGGATAATGGAACATTGCTCAGGTTTATCATTGTTCTCGTTGCAATGTACAGCACGGCGTTACTGTTTaagttatccccgagtacgcagtaggagggtccatcagactttaattgtgtgtctgtgtgtgtgtgtgtgtgtgtgtgtgtgtgtgtgtgtgtgtgtgtgtgtgtgtgtgtgtgtgtgtgtgtgtgtgtgtgtgtgtctgtctcgacttaacagcttattgctgggaaactactggacgcagttctttcaaaagttgatacactaacttgataataggtccgattgatcgtattaaaacttcataatgttacctgggacctaaatgcgaaatattccacaaaaacgactcttaacggcgggcgcgattcgcggtgggatagaacagccgttcggctaatacaccagccagccagcgacagcgacaccaggctttgcgtgcgtgcgtgctttgcgtgcgtgtaccactgtgCGCGAGGAatataggcatttgagttcactggcgaatgATAGAGTTGGTGGCATGGTGGAAAGCGTTTCTGACTATGgctaaagtgatccgggttcgattcccggcatgggctgtctattttttatttttttatttttttttataataaattcttgtttattattgtttattatgaacgttttaatgttttattttactgtaataatttttttaattgtgtaaaataaataaatatatatatatattttttttatatccaagggatccgggttcgattcccggcatgggcggtctattttttatttttattttttttaattcttgtttactatcgtttattatgaacgttttaatgttttattttactctaataattttttttaattgtgtaaaataaatattttttttttaaatccacgtgcacaagacaaaaactttcatactgggggagcgaaccagtctgaagagtactcgggtccagcgccagcgttttttattgagacatcacagtgcgctaagagatttatagagcttATCGAGAAGATACATAATAATATTTCAAGATAATTATGCTCTATACATCTCTTAGCGACctgtgattgtttcaataacgatattgtcagtaacaACAAGAGATTAGACAGAAGAGACCACGATAGCCTGTGACTGCTGGAGACAGACAGTGAAGCAGGGCATTCAACAGACTGACAGGTGCAGGCATCTTAATGCTGTGGAAAAAGGGACAGCTCATAACTCACTGCCGCGTGACCTGTCAGGCTTTCTGCCAGCCCTTAACGATAGTATACCAAAGGCGCAATTTTGGAAAGTTTCTGGGACATTCGCTGTTCTGTAATTTAGAAGCTGCTCCGAAATTATGCCAAATAATTAACTCAAGTTTAATCAGCGAACCAGTTTGCAtcgcccagctctcctgtcaggagaccggtgtaacacgaactttttactccacgaaaaatgtactccggagtaaatatttcgtacgaaattcttactccgagtacacttttcgtacgagaaaagaactcccccaggcacgaaaaaattactccctccacgaaatttgtactccccattttttttacttccagtaaaaatctcgtacgcaaaaatgggatgcgggcgaagggataatgccaataagtgatctcgcgcacacgaatgtcgcgctaccctccttccacgccttccaccaccaagactaacaggggacaagggagtaaaaatttcgtacacctggcatgggaagttaaattgctcgtgttggggtgaagtaatttattcgttatttattcgtcaggggagtaacatttttgtacaaaatgtttactcggaactcacctgtcttggggagtaattttctcgtgcaatgggggagtgcttttttcgtaaagggagtaaatttttcgtacgaaatgtttactccggagtaaaaatctcgtgggagtaattttctcgtgttacaccggacctgcggtcgtcatcattatgtatttatttttcatatttACCCATTCATCAAAGCAGATTAAGACTGTTTGAATGATGAAGTCAACCC
This region of Littorina saxatilis isolate snail1 linkage group LG8, US_GU_Lsax_2.0, whole genome shotgun sequence genomic DNA includes:
- the LOC138972906 gene encoding very low-density lipoprotein receptor-like isoform X2 → MLHCLTMLQILSFTMMIVVLAPCKGWQLPENQPCAADHVTCADNIQCIVGSLRCNGVRDCADSSDEDPEMCRNFTCYPGRVKCADNVECISKSYRCDGYPDCFDSSDEDPEMCRNFTCYPGGVKCANNVECISKSYHCDGDRDCADNSDEDPEMCRNFTCYPGRVKCADNVECIFTSYHCDGDRDCADSSDEDPEMCKNQPCAADHVKCADNVECVLAVFRCDGDPDCADSSDEDPDMCKNQPCAADHVKCANNVQCVSARFRCDGDPDCADNSDEDPEMCSQERK
- the LOC138972906 gene encoding very low-density lipoprotein receptor-like isoform X4 — protein: MLHCLTMLQILSFTMMIVVLAPCKGWQLPENQPCAADHVTCADNIQCIVGSLRCNGVRDCADSSDEDPEMCRNFTCYPGRVKCADNVECISKSYRCDGYPDCFDSSDEDPEMCRNFTCYPGGVKCANNVECISKSYHCDGDRDCADNSDEDPEMCKNQPCAAGRVKCADNVHCVIGWLRCNGVPNCADSSDEDPEMCRNFTCYPGRVKCADNVECIFTSYHCDGDRDCADSSDEDPEMCKNQPCAADHVKCANNVQCVSARFRCDGDPDCADNSDEDPEMCSQERK